The Corynebacterium glaucum genome includes a region encoding these proteins:
- the alaS gene encoding alanine--tRNA ligase yields the protein MQTHEIRERFTNHFVETGHTEVPSASLILDDPTLLFVNAGMVPFKPYFLGQQTPPFENGLATSIQKCVRTLDIEEVGITTRHNTFFQMAGNFSFGQYFKEGAITHAWTLLTGPVEEGGLGLDPERLWVTVYTEDDEAAEIWEHKIGVPAERIQRMGMEDNFWSMGIPGPCGPCSEIYYDRGSEYGKEGGPIADDNRYMEIWNLVFMESIRGAGDKKGGFEILGELPNKNIDTGLGVERVACILQGVDNVYETDLLRPVIDVAQELTGTKYDAGNPADDVRFRVIADHSRTSMMIILDGVTPSNEGRGYILRRLLRRIIRSARLLGATGEVLEPLMNTIMDTMTPSFPEITDNRDRILRVALAEERAFSKTLESGTHRFDEAAEALKASGSTLLSGEQAFELHDTYGFPIDLTMEMAREAGLEVDMDAFNAAMEEQRNRAKADNKAKKMGNRDDSLYREWVDAHPTEFVGYDQLTHDANVIGLVKDGEKVTEVNQGDEVEVILDVTPMYAEAGGQMADRGRLVMGETVLNVGDVQRIGKKLWVHKATVQNGGLDLGSTVTAEVDGAWRHGARQAHTATHLIHAALRQVLGPTAVQAGSLNKPGYLRFDFNYTEQLSDAQLEEIATITNQAVDADFAVNTIETSLEEAKAMGAMALFGENYGDRVRVVEIGGPFSIELCGGTHVEHSSQIGPVAVLGESSVGSGARRIEAYSGLESFRYFSKEAALASGLATELKTPSEQLPERIAQLTERLRAAEKEIENLHRQQLLAGTGDLAAKAETVGAHKLVAVHLPDGINTGDLRTMVSDVRGKLTGDDAVVVLASADNGKAAFAIAATPAAVESGVKAGELVKTFGTYVDGKGGGKPDLAQGSGANPAGIDAGLAAIRDALA from the coding sequence GTGCAGACACACGAAATCCGGGAGCGGTTTACCAACCATTTCGTCGAAACCGGGCACACCGAGGTGCCCAGCGCCTCGCTGATTCTCGACGACCCGACCCTGCTGTTCGTCAACGCGGGCATGGTGCCGTTCAAGCCGTACTTCTTGGGCCAGCAGACCCCACCGTTCGAGAACGGCCTCGCGACGTCCATCCAGAAGTGCGTGCGCACCCTGGATATCGAAGAGGTGGGCATTACGACCCGCCACAACACCTTCTTCCAGATGGCCGGCAACTTCTCCTTCGGCCAGTACTTCAAAGAGGGTGCGATTACGCACGCGTGGACGCTTTTGACCGGTCCGGTTGAGGAGGGCGGCCTCGGTCTCGACCCGGAGCGCCTGTGGGTCACGGTCTACACCGAGGACGACGAGGCCGCCGAGATCTGGGAGCACAAGATCGGCGTGCCGGCCGAGCGCATCCAGCGCATGGGCATGGAGGACAACTTCTGGTCCATGGGTATTCCTGGTCCGTGCGGCCCGTGCTCCGAGATTTACTACGACCGCGGATCAGAGTACGGCAAAGAGGGCGGGCCGATCGCGGACGACAACCGCTACATGGAGATCTGGAACCTCGTGTTCATGGAGTCCATTCGCGGCGCCGGCGACAAGAAGGGCGGCTTCGAGATCCTCGGCGAGCTGCCGAATAAGAACATCGATACCGGCCTTGGTGTTGAGCGCGTGGCCTGCATCCTGCAGGGCGTCGACAATGTCTATGAAACTGACCTGCTGCGCCCGGTAATCGATGTGGCGCAGGAGTTGACAGGCACCAAGTACGACGCCGGCAACCCGGCTGATGACGTGCGCTTCCGCGTGATTGCGGACCACTCGCGCACCTCCATGATGATCATCCTGGACGGCGTCACCCCGTCCAACGAGGGCCGCGGCTACATCTTGCGCCGCCTGCTGCGCCGCATCATCCGCTCCGCGCGCCTGCTCGGCGCCACCGGCGAGGTGCTTGAGCCGCTGATGAACACCATCATGGACACGATGACTCCGTCTTTCCCGGAGATCACCGACAACCGCGATCGCATCCTGCGCGTTGCGCTGGCGGAGGAACGGGCCTTCTCCAAGACGCTTGAATCCGGCACGCACCGCTTCGACGAAGCCGCTGAGGCGCTCAAGGCGTCCGGTTCGACGTTGCTCAGCGGCGAGCAGGCCTTCGAGCTGCACGACACTTACGGTTTCCCGATCGACCTGACCATGGAGATGGCGCGGGAGGCGGGCCTCGAGGTTGACATGGATGCATTCAACGCAGCTATGGAGGAGCAGCGCAACCGCGCAAAAGCCGACAACAAGGCCAAGAAGATGGGCAATCGCGACGACTCGCTCTACCGCGAGTGGGTGGATGCGCACCCGACCGAGTTCGTCGGCTACGACCAGCTTACTCACGACGCGAATGTGATCGGCCTGGTCAAAGACGGTGAGAAAGTCACCGAAGTCAACCAGGGCGACGAGGTTGAGGTCATTCTCGACGTCACCCCGATGTACGCCGAGGCCGGTGGCCAGATGGCGGACCGCGGACGCCTGGTAATGGGGGAGACGGTGCTCAACGTCGGCGACGTGCAGCGCATCGGCAAGAAGCTCTGGGTGCACAAGGCAACGGTGCAAAACGGCGGGCTTGATTTGGGCTCTACCGTCACTGCTGAGGTCGACGGCGCCTGGCGCCACGGTGCGCGCCAGGCTCACACCGCGACTCACCTCATCCACGCGGCGCTGCGCCAGGTGCTCGGCCCGACTGCGGTTCAGGCGGGTTCGTTGAATAAGCCTGGCTACCTGCGCTTCGACTTCAACTACACCGAGCAGCTCTCAGACGCGCAGTTGGAGGAGATCGCCACGATCACCAACCAAGCCGTCGACGCGGACTTCGCGGTGAACACCATCGAAACCTCCCTGGAGGAGGCGAAGGCGATGGGCGCGATGGCCCTGTTCGGCGAGAACTACGGCGACCGCGTGCGTGTCGTTGAGATCGGCGGTCCGTTCTCAATCGAGCTCTGCGGTGGCACTCACGTGGAGCACTCGTCGCAGATCGGCCCGGTGGCGGTGCTCGGCGAGTCCTCGGTGGGTTCGGGTGCGCGCCGCATCGAGGCATACTCAGGTTTGGAGTCCTTCCGCTACTTCTCCAAGGAGGCGGCACTGGCCTCCGGGTTGGCAACGGAGCTGAAAACCCCGTCGGAGCAGCTCCCGGAGCGCATCGCCCAGCTGACTGAGCGCCTGCGCGCGGCGGAGAAGGAGATTGAGAACCTTCACCGCCAACAGTTGCTCGCTGGCACGGGCGATCTCGCCGCGAAAGCGGAAACGGTCGGCGCCCACAAGCTCGTCGCCGTTCACTTGCCCGACGGGATCAACACCGGCGATCTGCGCACCATGGTCAGCGACGTGCGCGGCAAGCTCACGGGCGACGACGCGGTCGTGGTCCTGGCATCCGCGGACAACGGCAAGGCGGCTTTCGCTATCGCAGCGACACCCGCGGCAGTTGAATCCGGTGTCAAAGCTGGGGAACTGGTCAAGACGTTCGGCACCTACGTTGACGGCAAGGGCGGCGGAAAGCCGGATCTAGCACAGGGTTCCGGCGCTAACCCAGCCGGCATTGATGCCGGTCTCGCCGCGATCCGTGACGCGCTTGCTTAG
- a CDS encoding prepilin peptidase codes for MGLGGAVLVAVCGVWSIALVLFDVHRRRLPDALTIPAGVLALVACVFHPLALWGLVWPAGYLLTGRGIGGGDIKLALPLGIAVAWVAGLAGVICAVALSGLFTALFATLLKARTLPHGPSMLAAAWAVVIVGVLWPHPFGS; via the coding sequence ATGGGGCTTGGGGGAGCTGTACTCGTTGCGGTTTGCGGGGTTTGGAGCATCGCGCTCGTGCTTTTCGACGTCCACCGCAGACGGCTTCCCGACGCACTGACCATCCCCGCGGGTGTGCTTGCGCTTGTGGCGTGCGTCTTTCACCCGCTTGCGTTGTGGGGGTTGGTGTGGCCAGCGGGGTATCTCCTCACGGGGCGGGGGATCGGGGGCGGTGACATTAAGCTCGCTCTCCCGCTTGGGATTGCCGTTGCCTGGGTCGCCGGGCTCGCTGGGGTCATCTGTGCTGTTGCCTTGTCGGGCCTGTTCACCGCACTTTTCGCCACGCTACTGAAGGCTCGGACGCTACCGCACGGCCCGTCAATGCTCGCCGCCGCTTGGGCAGTCGTGATCGTGGGTGTGCTGTGGCCCCACCCGTTCGGCTCCTAA
- the aroQ gene encoding type II 3-dehydroquinate dehydratase — MTNSPTSIMVLNGPNLNRLGKRQPEVYGTTTLADVEKQLLERAGELGIDLYFRQSNHEGELIDWVHEAADHGWPVIINPGGFTHTSVALRDALAEVADGAGFIEVHISNVHAREPFRAHSYLSPIARGVIAGLGTYGYVLALDSIVHNSQEG, encoded by the coding sequence ATGACGAATTCACCGACTTCAATCATGGTTCTCAACGGTCCCAACTTGAACCGGCTCGGCAAACGCCAACCTGAGGTGTATGGGACAACCACGTTGGCAGACGTCGAAAAGCAATTGCTCGAGCGCGCCGGTGAGTTGGGCATTGACCTGTACTTTAGGCAATCAAACCACGAGGGTGAGCTCATCGATTGGGTTCATGAAGCCGCCGACCATGGCTGGCCCGTGATCATCAACCCCGGTGGGTTTACTCACACCTCGGTGGCGCTGCGCGATGCGCTCGCTGAGGTCGCTGACGGTGCCGGCTTTATCGAGGTGCACATCTCCAACGTGCACGCCCGCGAGCCGTTCCGGGCGCACTCGTACCTCTCGCCGATCGCGCGCGGAGTCATCGCCGGGCTGGGCACCTACGGTTACGTGCTGGCGCTGGACTCTATCGTCCACAACTCGCAGGAAGGATAA
- the mltG gene encoding endolytic transglycosylase MltG, which yields MTTRSHAQGRTRSIAVLIASLLLIVGLIAWIAVARNGAAPRDFEGSGNGVEEIVEIPEGSTISQLGPELEKRDIVASDGAFQTAVANHPDADNIHPGFYRLEGQMSAKSAVDALLSEENRITPVKVYGGATLMDVNVLGGQTRYGIYSMIQEVTCRGSNEQDCVDAKQLQDVAANADPKQLGVPEWAIETVSARAGDPKRLEGLIAPGEYVIDPDASAEEILTDLVSRSAKQYNDTGIVDRARVIGLTPYELLVAASLVEREAPAGEFDKVARVILNRLDVPMRLEFDSTVNYGLTDVEVATTDEDRAAVTPWNTYAMDGLPQTPIASPSMEAIDAMENPADGDWLFFVTVDQDGTTVFNSTFEDHLRDTQRAVDSGILDSQR from the coding sequence GTGACCACCCGATCACACGCTCAGGGGCGCACGCGCAGTATTGCCGTGCTCATCGCCTCCCTTCTGCTGATCGTCGGCTTGATCGCCTGGATCGCGGTGGCGCGCAATGGTGCCGCGCCGCGGGACTTTGAGGGGTCCGGCAACGGGGTAGAGGAGATTGTGGAGATCCCGGAGGGCTCCACCATTTCCCAGCTCGGCCCAGAGTTGGAGAAGCGCGACATTGTCGCCTCCGACGGCGCGTTTCAGACTGCGGTGGCGAACCACCCGGACGCCGACAATATTCACCCGGGCTTTTACCGCCTGGAAGGCCAGATGAGCGCAAAGTCTGCAGTGGACGCCCTGCTGAGCGAGGAAAACCGGATTACCCCGGTGAAGGTCTACGGCGGTGCGACCCTGATGGACGTGAACGTGCTCGGCGGGCAGACCCGCTACGGCATTTACTCCATGATCCAAGAGGTCACCTGCCGCGGCTCGAACGAGCAGGACTGCGTGGATGCGAAGCAGCTGCAAGATGTCGCCGCGAACGCGGATCCAAAGCAACTCGGCGTGCCGGAGTGGGCCATTGAGACCGTGTCCGCCCGCGCAGGCGACCCGAAGCGCCTCGAAGGCCTGATCGCGCCTGGTGAGTACGTTATTGACCCGGATGCTTCGGCCGAGGAGATTCTCACCGACCTGGTGTCCCGCTCCGCAAAGCAGTACAACGACACCGGGATTGTGGATCGCGCCCGCGTAATCGGCTTGACCCCTTATGAGCTGCTGGTCGCGGCATCCCTGGTCGAGCGCGAGGCACCAGCGGGTGAGTTCGACAAGGTCGCCCGCGTGATCCTGAACCGTCTCGACGTCCCGATGCGCCTGGAGTTCGACTCCACCGTCAACTACGGCCTCACCGATGTCGAGGTGGCCACCACCGACGAGGATCGCGCGGCGGTCACCCCGTGGAACACCTACGCCATGGACGGCCTCCCACAGACCCCCATTGCATCCCCGTCGATGGAGGCGATTGACGCGATGGAGAACCCGGCCGACGGCGACTGGCTCTTCTTTGTCACCGTGGACCAGGACGGCACCACCGTGTTCAACAGCACCTTCGAGGATCACCTGCGCGACACCCAGCGCGCAGTTGACTCCGGCATCTTGGATTCGCAGCGCTAG
- the aroB gene encoding 3-dehydroquinate synthase, with protein MATIEVTGPSPYEIHIGYDITKEVAGLVKQAGARQAAIIHQPALGAVARGIAADLDASGVKPLLTSVPDAEDGKDLAVAGRLWDELGRAGFARQDAVIGLGGGAATDLAGFVAATWMRGIKVFQVPTTLLAMVDAAVGGKTGINTATGKNLVGAFHEPSAVVIDLERLYTLPGDELVSGSAELIKTGFIADPRILELYQDGADKHIEELVQRSVAVKAKVVSQDLKESGLREILNYGHTLGHAIELREDYRWRHGNAVAVGMMFAAHLAHGRKLIDDSLLALHQEIISGAGLPTRYEAGAFDELYAGMTRDKKNRDGRIRFVVLDGLGSCTRLEDATVDEMRAAYEAISE; from the coding sequence ATGGCAACGATTGAGGTCACCGGGCCGTCGCCGTACGAGATCCACATCGGCTACGACATCACCAAAGAGGTCGCCGGGCTGGTCAAGCAGGCCGGCGCACGCCAAGCGGCGATCATCCACCAGCCGGCGCTGGGCGCGGTGGCGCGCGGCATCGCGGCCGACCTCGACGCCTCCGGTGTGAAACCCCTGCTGACATCGGTCCCGGACGCGGAAGACGGCAAGGATCTCGCCGTTGCCGGCCGTTTGTGGGACGAGCTTGGCCGAGCTGGTTTTGCCCGCCAGGACGCGGTGATCGGCCTCGGCGGCGGTGCGGCGACTGACCTCGCAGGCTTCGTCGCCGCGACGTGGATGCGCGGAATCAAGGTCTTCCAGGTACCTACCACGTTGCTCGCGATGGTGGACGCGGCCGTCGGCGGCAAGACCGGCATCAACACTGCGACCGGCAAGAACCTTGTCGGCGCGTTCCACGAGCCGTCCGCCGTGGTCATCGACCTCGAACGCCTCTACACCCTGCCCGGGGACGAACTCGTCTCCGGCTCCGCAGAACTGATCAAGACCGGGTTCATCGCCGATCCGCGCATCTTGGAGCTCTACCAAGACGGCGCCGACAAGCACATCGAGGAACTTGTGCAGCGCTCCGTCGCAGTCAAAGCCAAGGTGGTCAGCCAGGACCTCAAGGAATCCGGTTTGCGCGAAATCCTGAACTACGGGCACACGCTCGGTCACGCGATCGAGCTGCGCGAAGACTACCGCTGGCGCCACGGCAATGCGGTGGCAGTCGGCATGATGTTCGCGGCCCATCTCGCGCACGGGCGCAAGCTTATCGACGACTCCTTGCTAGCGCTCCACCAAGAAATCATCTCGGGAGCCGGCTTGCCGACCCGCTACGAGGCAGGCGCGTTCGATGAGCTCTACGCCGGGATGACGCGCGACAAGAAGAACCGCGACGGCCGCATTCGCTTTGTCGTGCTCGACGGTCTCGGGTCCTGCACCCGCCTCGAGGACGCGACTGTCGACGAGATGCGCGCCGCCTACGAAGCGATCTCGGAGTGA
- a CDS encoding shikimate kinase yields MVNDAPRVVLVGPPGAGKSTIGRRLSRALSLPMVDSDKLIEEGEGKRCGDLFAELGEEEFRKIEAGYVARALATGGVVSLGGGAVLTESTRRLLQHHNVVWIDVTAEEGIRRTAGDTSRPVLAADDPAEHYRTLLSTREPFYREVADHRVRTDSRPPQRVVAEVLNILDSE; encoded by the coding sequence ATGGTCAACGATGCCCCCCGCGTGGTCCTCGTTGGCCCGCCCGGCGCCGGCAAGTCCACCATCGGCCGGCGCCTATCTCGAGCGCTCAGCTTGCCGATGGTGGATTCGGACAAACTCATTGAAGAAGGCGAGGGCAAGCGGTGCGGCGACCTGTTCGCGGAACTTGGCGAGGAAGAGTTCCGCAAGATTGAGGCGGGTTACGTCGCCCGCGCGCTGGCGACCGGCGGAGTCGTGAGTCTGGGTGGGGGAGCGGTGCTCACCGAATCCACCCGCAGGCTCCTGCAACACCACAACGTGGTGTGGATCGATGTCACAGCCGAGGAGGGTATCCGCCGCACCGCGGGCGATACTTCCCGCCCGGTCTTAGCCGCGGACGACCCGGCGGAGCACTACCGCACCCTGCTTTCCACTCGCGAGCCGTTCTACCGCGAGGTGGCAGACCACCGGGTACGCACCGACTCTCGCCCGCCGCAGCGCGTGGTGGCGGAAGTGCTCAACATCCTCGATTCCGAATAG
- the aroC gene encoding chorismate synthase — MLRWTTSGESHGQALVALVENMPAGVPITQEEISDQLARRRLGYGRGARMKFEADELTLLTGILHGRTIGSPIAIMIGNTEWPKWTTIMSPDPVDMDDPEVAKAMASGRGATLTRPRPGHADFAGMIKYGFDSARPVLERSSARETAARVAAASVVRAFLRETLGVEVFSHVISIGESAPYEGPSPSFGDLAAIDASPVRAYDAEAEADMVACIEAAKKAGDTLGGVVEVIVDGLPIGLGSHISGEHRLDAQLAAALMGIQSVKGVEIGDGFAEARRRGSEAHDEMVRDEAGLHRLTNRAGGLEGGMTNGEQLRVRAAMKPISTVPRALQTVDMATGEAATGIHQRSDVCAVPAGGVVAEAMVALVLARAVTEKFGGDSLDEVKRNIESYNDYVRERLSFDA; from the coding sequence ATGCTTCGTTGGACCACCTCTGGGGAATCCCATGGACAAGCGCTTGTCGCGCTCGTTGAGAACATGCCGGCCGGCGTGCCGATCACTCAAGAAGAAATCAGCGACCAGCTCGCCCGCCGCCGTCTCGGATACGGCCGCGGCGCCCGAATGAAGTTCGAGGCCGATGAACTGACTCTGCTCACCGGCATCCTGCACGGGCGCACTATCGGCAGCCCCATTGCCATCATGATCGGCAACACCGAGTGGCCGAAATGGACCACGATTATGTCGCCGGATCCGGTTGACATGGATGACCCGGAGGTAGCCAAGGCGATGGCGTCTGGCCGCGGCGCAACACTCACGCGCCCGCGCCCAGGTCATGCCGATTTCGCCGGAATGATCAAGTACGGCTTTGACTCCGCCCGTCCGGTGCTGGAGCGATCGTCTGCCCGTGAGACCGCCGCACGCGTGGCCGCGGCTTCGGTGGTACGCGCGTTCCTGCGCGAGACGCTCGGTGTGGAGGTATTCTCCCACGTCATTTCGATTGGGGAATCGGCGCCGTACGAGGGGCCGTCGCCAAGCTTTGGCGATCTTGCCGCAATCGATGCTTCCCCGGTGCGTGCCTACGATGCTGAAGCTGAGGCCGACATGGTTGCCTGCATTGAGGCGGCGAAGAAGGCCGGCGACACGCTCGGTGGTGTGGTCGAGGTGATTGTGGACGGGCTACCGATTGGTCTCGGCTCGCACATCTCCGGCGAGCACCGCCTCGATGCGCAGCTGGCCGCGGCGCTAATGGGCATTCAGTCCGTCAAGGGTGTGGAGATTGGCGACGGGTTCGCTGAGGCGCGCCGGCGCGGCTCCGAAGCTCACGACGAGATGGTGCGCGACGAAGCCGGCCTGCACCGCCTAACTAACCGCGCTGGCGGGCTTGAAGGCGGCATGACTAACGGCGAGCAATTGCGGGTGCGCGCAGCGATGAAGCCAATTTCCACTGTGCCTCGCGCGCTGCAGACGGTGGATATGGCAACCGGTGAGGCCGCGACCGGTATCCACCAGCGTTCGGATGTGTGCGCTGTGCCGGCCGGTGGTGTCGTGGCCGAGGCGATGGTCGCGCTCGTGCTGGCGCGCGCTGTGACGGAGAAATTCGGCGGCGACAGCCTCGACGAGGTCAAGCGCAACATCGAGTCCTACAACGATTACGTCCGCGAACGCCTGTCGTTCGATGCCTGA
- a CDS encoding replication-associated recombination protein A: MSETAPARGASFFEAGRDAPLAARMRPRSLDEIAGQQHLLSEGKPLRRLVEGSGAASVILYGPPGTGKTTIASLIAQTMGQNFVGLSALSSGVKEVRAVIDAARRDLVRGGKTVLFIDEVHRFSKTQQDALLAAVENRTVLLVAATTENPSFSVVAPLLSRSLLLKLESLSDDDVREVLTRAVHDERGLGGSISLDDDACDQLILLAGGDARRALTYLEAAAEAVPEGGTVTLEVVRDNVNRAVVRYDRDGDQHYDVVSAFIKSIRGSDVDAALHYLARMIEAGEDPRFIARRLVIHASEDVGMADPTALQTATAAAQAVQFIGMPEGRLALAQATIHLATAPKSASVYQAISAAQADIRAGHVGTVPPHLRDGHYEGAKQLGNAVGYIYPHDDPRGVVEQQYIPDGLEDREYYQPTDHGAEKRIRDYFGRLRAIVRGR; encoded by the coding sequence ATAAGCGAAACTGCCCCGGCCCGCGGGGCGAGCTTTTTTGAAGCTGGCCGCGACGCGCCACTGGCTGCGCGGATGCGCCCGCGCTCGCTGGACGAGATTGCGGGGCAGCAACACCTGCTTTCTGAGGGCAAGCCCCTGCGCCGTCTGGTGGAGGGCTCGGGCGCGGCGAGTGTGATTCTGTATGGTCCGCCGGGGACGGGCAAGACGACGATTGCGTCGCTGATCGCGCAGACGATGGGGCAGAACTTCGTGGGGCTCTCGGCGCTGAGCTCGGGGGTCAAGGAGGTGCGCGCGGTGATCGATGCCGCCCGCCGCGACCTAGTCCGCGGCGGGAAGACGGTGCTGTTCATCGACGAGGTGCACCGGTTTTCCAAAACCCAGCAGGACGCGCTGCTTGCGGCGGTAGAAAACCGTACGGTTCTGCTTGTCGCCGCGACCACGGAAAACCCCAGCTTTTCAGTCGTTGCGCCGCTGCTCAGCCGCTCGTTGCTGCTCAAGCTTGAGTCTCTCTCGGACGACGACGTGCGCGAGGTGCTCACCCGTGCTGTGCACGACGAGCGGGGGCTTGGAGGGAGCATTTCGCTTGACGACGATGCGTGTGACCAGCTCATCCTCCTTGCTGGAGGCGACGCGCGACGTGCGCTGACGTATCTCGAGGCCGCGGCGGAAGCGGTGCCGGAAGGCGGCACGGTGACGCTGGAAGTGGTGCGCGACAACGTTAACCGTGCGGTGGTGCGCTACGACCGCGACGGCGACCAGCACTACGACGTGGTCAGCGCGTTCATCAAATCGATCCGCGGTTCGGACGTGGATGCGGCGCTGCACTACTTGGCGCGGATGATTGAAGCGGGAGAGGACCCGCGGTTCATCGCGCGGCGGCTGGTCATCCACGCCTCCGAGGATGTGGGAATGGCGGACCCGACCGCGCTGCAAACGGCGACGGCCGCGGCGCAGGCGGTGCAGTTCATCGGGATGCCCGAGGGGCGCCTGGCGCTTGCGCAGGCGACGATTCACCTGGCCACCGCGCCGAAGTCGGCTTCGGTGTACCAGGCAATCAGCGCCGCCCAGGCGGACATTCGCGCCGGACATGTGGGCACCGTTCCGCCGCATCTGCGCGACGGGCACTACGAAGGCGCGAAGCAGCTGGGCAACGCCGTGGGCTACATTTACCCGCACGACGATCCGCGCGGCGTGGTCGAGCAGCAATACATTCCCGACGGCCTGGAAGATCGCGAGTACTACCAGCCGACGGACCACGGCGCGGAGAAGCGAATCCGCGACTACTTCGGCCGGCTGCGCGCGATTGTGCGCGGACGGTAG
- the ruvX gene encoding Holliday junction resolvase RuvX produces MKVEPDIPGVDDPGPGRRLGVDVGTVRIGVAISDRDARLATPAETVGRVTGFKDRDGADIDRLAQLVKDNDVVEVVVGLPRDLQGNGSASVKHAKEIAFRIHRRTNVPVRMADERLTTVVATNAMRAAGTSEKQGRKFIDQAAAVEILQSWLDGRKTNLKENES; encoded by the coding sequence ATGAAAGTTGAGCCAGACATCCCCGGAGTGGACGACCCGGGCCCGGGGCGGCGCTTAGGCGTTGACGTGGGCACCGTCCGCATCGGCGTCGCGATCTCCGACAGAGACGCGCGGTTGGCAACGCCAGCAGAGACCGTGGGCCGGGTCACCGGATTTAAAGACCGCGATGGAGCAGATATCGATCGGCTGGCCCAACTGGTGAAAGACAATGACGTGGTTGAAGTCGTGGTCGGCTTGCCGCGGGATCTGCAGGGCAACGGTTCTGCAAGCGTAAAGCACGCGAAAGAGATCGCCTTCCGCATCCACCGCCGCACGAACGTGCCGGTGCGGATGGCGGATGAGCGGTTGACTACCGTGGTGGCAACGAACGCGATGCGCGCTGCTGGCACCTCGGAGAAGCAAGGCCGAAAGTTCATCGACCAGGCCGCGGCAGTTGAAATTCTGCAGTCGTGGCTCGATGGCCGGAAGACCAACCTCAAGGAGAACGAATCGTGA
- a CDS encoding shikimate dehydrogenase, with protein MLNDASVDPGHANPGHRAAVLGSPIAHSLSPVLHNSGYLAAGLADWSYTRIECTGEDLARIVGEAGPEFRGFSVTMPAKFAALEFADEVTERARAIGSANTLVRIDPEKLEAGWRADNTDCEGLLAALDELTRGEPIRSAVVVGAGGTARPALWALAQLGVERIHVLNRSDRAAELADLTEGIDVTFSTFDTDIAAATVAADVVVSTVPSQAIEAYVNDLAHAPVLDVIYDPWPTPLSVRAASHGYNTVGGLVMLAAQSYSQFEQFTGVPAPREAMREALFAHVASQH; from the coding sequence ATGCTTAACGACGCCTCCGTCGACCCCGGCCACGCCAACCCGGGGCATCGGGCCGCGGTACTCGGGTCGCCGATTGCGCACTCGCTTTCCCCGGTGCTGCACAATTCCGGATACCTGGCGGCGGGATTGGCCGATTGGAGCTACACCCGCATCGAGTGCACGGGGGAGGATCTGGCGCGCATCGTCGGCGAGGCCGGGCCCGAGTTCCGCGGGTTCTCCGTCACCATGCCGGCGAAGTTCGCCGCGCTGGAGTTCGCCGACGAAGTCACGGAACGTGCTCGGGCGATCGGCTCCGCAAACACGTTGGTGCGCATTGACCCGGAAAAACTGGAAGCCGGTTGGCGGGCCGACAACACCGACTGCGAAGGTTTGCTCGCAGCGCTCGACGAGCTCACCCGAGGCGAGCCGATCCGCAGCGCGGTTGTGGTTGGTGCAGGCGGCACTGCGCGCCCCGCGCTGTGGGCGCTGGCCCAGCTCGGCGTAGAGCGCATCCACGTGCTAAACCGCTCCGACCGCGCCGCGGAGCTCGCTGACCTCACGGAAGGTATCGACGTCACCTTCTCCACTTTCGACACCGACATCGCCGCGGCCACCGTTGCCGCTGACGTCGTGGTGTCCACGGTGCCGTCGCAAGCCATCGAGGCTTACGTCAACGACCTGGCACATGCCCCGGTTCTCGATGTGATCTACGACCCGTGGCCCACCCCGCTCTCGGTGCGCGCCGCGTCCCACGGCTACAACACGGTCGGCGGGCTGGTCATGCTCGCTGCTCAGTCGTACTCCCAGTTCGAGCAGTTCACAGGCGTGCCTGCCCCGCGCGAAGCGATGCGCGAGGCGCTCTTTGCCCACGTCGCCTCGCAGCACTAG